A genomic window from Methanovulcanius yangii includes:
- a CDS encoding SHOCT domain-containing protein: protein MQLGPLGRGGARRRTRRRWKRRMSLMLSAQQKAQIRQQTGKNPDEMTNDELDEAITTAGIDLPDEEPDYLDELEKLAGLKEKGVITEEEFEAKKKQLMGL from the coding sequence ATGCAACTTGGACCTTTGGGAAGAGGCGGGGCCCGCCGACGGACCCGCCGCCGCTGGAAGAGGCGCATGTCACTCATGCTGAGTGCACAGCAGAAAGCCCAAATCCGGCAGCAGACCGGGAAGAACCCGGATGAGATGACGAACGACGAACTGGATGAAGCGATTACCACGGCGGGTATCGATCTTCCGGATGAAGAACCGGACTATCTCGATGAACTCGAGAAGCTCGCCGGCCTCAAAGAGAAGGGTGTTATCACCGAAGAGGAATTTGAGGCGAAAAAAAAGCAGTTG
- a CDS encoding DMT family transporter: MDHRTSAYLAAVLNAVFIGLSFLFVKESLDAAAPLTTLAFRFTLAFLVLLPVVAVGAVRVRLPRAGYRDLLILLLAQPVLFFSLQAYGLISISSSEAGIISAFTPVCVGILGIMLIGERVNAKQFICFFVAIAGVVFLFLMEGAGAGGADTMGLVLTVLSMMATSLYIVMGRRLSGTIDPASLTVLMMLAGCVVFLAAAVGVEGLDLGVAAGLLGNTAFLIEIAYLALFTSVGTSFLAMYSLKNLEAARLGIIQNLSVVVAVVAGVFVLQETFLFIHAVASALIVAGVVLANYVADPAAR, encoded by the coding sequence ATGGATCACCGCACGTCCGCGTACCTGGCAGCCGTCCTGAATGCCGTCTTTATCGGCCTGAGTTTTCTCTTCGTCAAGGAGTCCCTTGATGCCGCCGCACCACTGACGACGCTTGCGTTTCGGTTCACGCTTGCGTTTCTGGTGCTGCTGCCCGTCGTCGCCGTCGGCGCTGTCCGGGTGCGCCTCCCCAGGGCCGGGTACAGGGATCTCCTCATCCTCCTTCTTGCCCAGCCGGTCCTCTTCTTCTCCCTGCAGGCCTACGGGCTCATCTCCATCTCATCATCGGAGGCCGGGATCATCTCAGCCTTCACCCCCGTCTGCGTCGGCATCCTCGGGATCATGCTCATCGGGGAGCGGGTCAATGCAAAGCAGTTCATCTGCTTCTTTGTCGCGATCGCAGGGGTCGTCTTCCTCTTCCTGATGGAAGGGGCGGGGGCCGGCGGGGCCGACACCATGGGTCTCGTCCTGACCGTTCTCTCGATGATGGCAACTTCCCTCTATATCGTGATGGGTCGGCGCCTCTCCGGCACCATCGACCCCGCAAGCCTCACCGTTCTCATGATGCTTGCGGGGTGCGTGGTCTTCCTCGCCGCGGCGGTCGGGGTCGAAGGACTCGACCTCGGGGTCGCGGCCGGTCTTCTCGGCAACACGGCATTTCTCATCGAGATCGCGTACCTCGCCCTCTTCACCTCGGTCGGGACCTCGTTTCTCGCGATGTACAGCCTGAAAAACCTCGAGGCGGCGCGGCTGGGGATCATCCAGAACCTCTCGGTCGTGGTCGCGGTGGTCGCGGGGGTGTTTGTTTTGCAGGAGACGTTCCTCTTCATCCACGCCGTTGCAAGCGCCCTCATCGTCGCCGGGGTGGTGCTGGCCAACTACGTCGCCGACCCGGCGGCGCGGTAG
- a CDS encoding phosphate uptake regulator PhoU, translated as MSDMEIRKVQRSGGSSFIVSLPKKWVDATRIEKNDPVGLIIQPDGTLLITPNTSGVQLRKRKEFVVDMATDRTLLLRELIGAYISGYTEIKVKSKVRLPADIIEQVRHFTALSIGQEVVEETDKEILVKDLLNPAEMPLAGTIRRMGVIVTKMNEDAVAALKTSDVDLAHNVIERDGDVDRLQWLIARQANLIYADVNLSRKMDLPVGTASVYVQIAKIIERIADHAAKIAHNAAELSDVPIDDDYLAFIERTGTEALAVFQAALGAFFSSDIERANDTIGKRNALERHCREISKTALSFDAVSAIHFVYISDSLRRVGDYSTDICEHVINHIISTEEPARGKNR; from the coding sequence ATGTCCGATATGGAGATCCGGAAGGTGCAGCGGAGCGGGGGATCGTCCTTCATCGTCTCCCTGCCGAAGAAGTGGGTGGATGCGACAAGAATCGAGAAGAACGACCCCGTGGGGCTGATCATCCAGCCCGACGGGACACTCCTCATCACGCCGAATACGAGCGGCGTGCAGCTCCGGAAGCGAAAGGAGTTCGTGGTCGATATGGCGACCGACCGCACCCTTCTCCTCCGGGAGCTCATCGGCGCCTACATCTCCGGGTACACGGAGATCAAGGTGAAGTCGAAGGTACGCCTGCCGGCCGACATCATCGAACAGGTCCGCCACTTCACCGCCCTTTCCATCGGCCAGGAGGTCGTCGAGGAGACCGACAAGGAGATACTCGTCAAGGATCTCCTGAACCCCGCCGAGATGCCGCTCGCGGGTACGATTCGCCGTATGGGAGTGATCGTCACCAAGATGAATGAGGACGCCGTCGCCGCCCTGAAGACGAGCGACGTCGACCTTGCCCACAATGTGATCGAGCGCGACGGGGACGTCGACCGTCTCCAGTGGCTCATCGCCCGGCAGGCGAATTTGATCTATGCAGATGTCAACCTCTCCCGGAAGATGGACCTCCCCGTCGGCACCGCCTCCGTCTACGTCCAGATCGCAAAGATCATCGAGCGGATCGCCGATCACGCGGCCAAGATCGCCCATAATGCGGCCGAGCTTTCGGATGTGCCCATCGACGACGACTATCTTGCCTTCATCGAACGGACGGGAACCGAGGCGCTTGCCGTCTTCCAGGCGGCCCTTGGCGCCTTCTTTTCCTCCGACATCGAGCGGGCGAACGACACGATCGGCAAACGCAATGCCCTTGAACGCCACTGCCGGGAGATCAGCAAAACGGCGCTCTCCTTCGACGCCGTCTCCGCCATCCACTTCGTCTACATCTCCGACTCCCTGCGCCGGGTGGGGGACTACTCGACGGACATCTGCGAGCACGTGATCAACCATATCATCAGCACCGAAGAGCCGGCACGCGGAAAGAACCGGTAA
- a CDS encoding phosphate ABC transporter substrate-binding protein translates to MKWFSKSTATLAIAGILLITAMVCGCTDTGGDVTPTTGPVETLTITGSTTVLPLAQLTAEAYMDAHANADIQVSGGGSSVGVKAVGVGTHDIGMASRGLKDAEKTAYPGLVQHVVAKDGIAIIVYQDNPVTTLSLEQVKAIYKGDIRNWKDVGGDDMAIVVIGRDSASGTREYFYEEVMDEEDFYAGQLEKNSNGAVKQTVRQTPGAIGYVGLGYLDETVGAVALDVGGVAVEPSVGNVLAGTYPVARDLNMFTNGEPEGLAADYLAFVMSDEGQQIAADEGFVPVA, encoded by the coding sequence ATGAAGTGGTTCTCAAAATCTACTGCAACCCTTGCAATCGCAGGCATCCTCCTTATCACGGCGATGGTCTGCGGCTGCACCGACACCGGCGGGGACGTGACCCCGACCACCGGCCCGGTTGAAACGCTCACCATCACCGGTTCAACAACCGTCCTCCCCCTCGCCCAGCTGACGGCCGAGGCATACATGGACGCCCATGCAAATGCCGACATCCAGGTCTCCGGCGGCGGCTCGTCCGTCGGGGTAAAGGCCGTAGGCGTTGGCACCCATGACATCGGCATGGCATCCCGCGGCCTCAAGGACGCAGAGAAGACCGCCTACCCCGGTCTTGTCCAGCACGTTGTTGCAAAGGACGGCATCGCCATCATCGTCTATCAGGACAACCCCGTCACCACGCTTTCCCTTGAACAGGTGAAGGCAATCTACAAGGGCGACATCCGCAACTGGAAGGATGTTGGCGGCGACGACATGGCAATCGTGGTCATCGGTCGTGACAGCGCCTCCGGTACCCGCGAATACTTCTACGAGGAAGTGATGGATGAAGAGGACTTCTACGCAGGCCAGCTCGAGAAGAATTCGAACGGCGCGGTGAAGCAGACCGTCCGGCAGACGCCGGGCGCCATCGGCTACGTCGGCCTCGGGTACCTCGATGAGACCGTCGGCGCGGTCGCCCTCGACGTCGGCGGCGTCGCCGTCGAACCTTCCGTTGGCAATGTCCTCGCCGGCACCTACCCGGTCGCCCGTGACCTGAACATGTTCACGAACGGCGAACCGGAGGGTCTTGCCGCCGACTACCTCGCCTTCGTGATGAGTGACGAGGGCCAGCAGATCGCGGCAGATGAGGGCTTCGTCCCTGTCGCCTGA
- the pstA gene encoding phosphate ABC transporter permease PstA, translated as MPDDDLALLTAGHRGAAKERIIRSIWFLTAIFGVLTVFFILVFLLKDGLPLFASVSPIEFLFGETWNPTGADPSYGTVPLWVGTLLVTFGAMVIATPLGIASAIFIAELATPKMRTIVKPVVELLAGIPSVVYGFFGLIVLTDVIRVRFDIPSGETWLAGSILLAVMALPTIISVAEDAIAAVPREYREGSMGLGANHWQTIAKVVVPSALSGITAALILGMGRAVGETMAVLMVTGNAAVIPDPIYDVLSPVRTLTGTLGIEMGEVAIGSTHYHALFGVALLLLLITLVVNLAAMGIMGHIRRTQAGGNGPGRLSLLLQAHGRELRSAAALLLLVVVGLAAGPLAAVLLGALALGGWYAAARIPAAHAQRAAFALMYAAIALVVLAVAVILGDILIKGLPAISWEFLTESPRNLGREGGIFPAIVGTLYLVAGAIAIALPIGMGAAIYLTEYTREGTATKIIRSGVDLLNGTPSIVFGLFGFSFLVLSLGFGVSLFAGQVTLALMILPTIIRTTEEALRSVPASLREGSLALGATQWQTISRVVLPPAIPGVITGAILSIGRAAGETAPILFTATIFSSRFLPDSLFEPVMALPYHLFILSTNVPGATENQYGTALVLIALVVGIYLVAIAIRTHYQNKITW; from the coding sequence ATGCCGGATGATGACCTCGCCCTCCTGACCGCAGGGCACCGCGGGGCCGCAAAGGAGCGGATCATCCGGAGTATCTGGTTTCTCACCGCGATATTCGGGGTCCTCACCGTCTTCTTCATCCTCGTCTTTCTCCTCAAAGACGGCCTTCCGCTCTTTGCGAGCGTCAGCCCCATCGAGTTTCTCTTCGGCGAGACGTGGAACCCGACCGGCGCCGACCCCTCGTACGGGACGGTCCCCCTCTGGGTCGGCACCCTTCTCGTCACCTTCGGAGCGATGGTGATCGCAACCCCCCTCGGTATCGCGAGCGCCATCTTCATCGCCGAGCTTGCGACCCCGAAGATGAGAACTATCGTCAAGCCCGTCGTCGAACTCCTCGCCGGTATCCCGTCGGTCGTCTACGGCTTCTTCGGTCTCATCGTGCTGACCGATGTCATTCGAGTCCGGTTTGACATTCCGTCGGGTGAGACCTGGCTTGCGGGCTCCATCCTCCTTGCGGTGATGGCGCTGCCCACGATCATCAGCGTCGCGGAGGATGCCATCGCCGCCGTCCCGCGGGAGTACAGGGAGGGATCCATGGGCCTCGGCGCCAATCACTGGCAGACGATTGCAAAGGTCGTCGTCCCGTCGGCCCTCTCCGGCATCACCGCCGCCCTCATCCTCGGGATGGGCCGGGCCGTCGGCGAGACGATGGCCGTCCTCATGGTGACCGGAAACGCCGCCGTCATCCCCGACCCGATATACGACGTCCTCTCGCCGGTCCGGACCCTCACCGGGACGCTGGGTATCGAGATGGGTGAGGTCGCGATCGGCTCGACGCACTATCATGCCCTCTTCGGCGTGGCGCTTCTCCTCCTCCTCATCACGCTCGTGGTCAACCTTGCGGCGATGGGGATCATGGGGCATATCCGCCGCACCCAGGCCGGCGGGAACGGGCCGGGGCGGCTCTCCCTTCTCCTGCAGGCCCATGGCAGGGAGCTCCGCAGCGCGGCGGCACTCCTCCTCCTCGTCGTGGTCGGCCTCGCCGCAGGGCCGCTTGCGGCCGTCCTCCTCGGCGCCCTCGCCCTCGGGGGATGGTACGCCGCCGCCCGCATCCCCGCCGCCCACGCCCAGCGGGCCGCCTTTGCGCTCATGTACGCGGCGATTGCCCTCGTCGTCCTCGCGGTCGCGGTGATCCTCGGTGACATCCTCATCAAGGGGCTGCCGGCGATATCATGGGAGTTTCTCACCGAATCGCCCCGGAACCTCGGGCGCGAGGGCGGCATCTTTCCGGCGATCGTCGGCACCCTCTATCTCGTCGCAGGCGCAATTGCGATTGCCCTTCCCATCGGGATGGGGGCCGCCATCTACCTCACCGAGTACACCCGCGAGGGAACGGCGACGAAGATCATCCGAAGCGGGGTCGACCTGTTAAACGGCACCCCCTCCATCGTCTTCGGCCTCTTCGGGTTCTCGTTTCTCGTCCTCTCGCTCGGGTTCGGGGTATCGCTTTTCGCGGGGCAGGTCACCCTTGCGCTCATGATCCTCCCCACGATCATCCGCACCACCGAGGAGGCCTTGAGGAGCGTGCCTGCGAGCCTGCGTGAGGGGAGCCTCGCCCTCGGGGCGACGCAGTGGCAGACGATATCGAGGGTCGTCCTTCCACCGGCGATCCCCGGTGTCATCACCGGCGCCATCCTCTCCATCGGGCGGGCCGCCGGCGAGACGGCGCCGATCCTCTTCACCGCCACGATATTCTCGAGCCGGTTCCTCCCCGATTCGCTCTTCGAGCCGGTGATGGCGCTCCCCTACCACCTCTTCATCCTCTCGACGAACGTGCCGGGGGCGACGGAGAACCAGTACGGGACGGCGCTCGTCCTCATCGCGCTCGTGGTGGGCATCTACCTCGTTGCGATCGCCATCCGAACACACTACCAGAACAAGATCACGTGGTGA
- the pstB gene encoding phosphate ABC transporter ATP-binding protein PstB encodes MPETEPIITTRGLDLFYGEAQALKTIDIDIRENRVTALIGPSGCGKSTLLRCFNRMNDLIPSCRVTGALTYRGQDIHAPGVDVVHLRKLIGMVFQRPNPFPKSIYDNVAYGPRIHGVRGTAELDAIVEESLRKAALWDEVKDRVGAPAMGLSGGQQQRLCIARTLAVGPEVILMDEPCSALDPIATAKIETLIEELRESYTVIIVTHSMQQAARVSDYTGFMYLGELIEFGETEKIFEAPDEELTSNYITGRFG; translated from the coding sequence GTGCCAGAGACAGAACCAATCATAACCACGCGGGGCCTTGACCTCTTCTACGGGGAGGCACAGGCCCTCAAAACCATCGACATCGACATCCGCGAGAACCGGGTCACGGCGCTCATCGGCCCCTCAGGGTGCGGGAAGTCGACGCTGCTGCGGTGCTTCAACCGGATGAACGACCTCATCCCCTCCTGCCGGGTGACGGGTGCACTGACCTACCGCGGGCAGGACATCCATGCCCCGGGCGTGGACGTCGTGCACCTGCGAAAACTCATCGGCATGGTCTTCCAGCGGCCGAACCCCTTCCCGAAGTCCATCTACGACAATGTGGCCTACGGGCCACGGATCCATGGGGTGAGGGGCACGGCGGAACTCGACGCCATCGTCGAGGAGAGCCTGCGAAAGGCCGCCCTCTGGGACGAGGTGAAGGACCGGGTCGGGGCCCCCGCGATGGGGCTCTCCGGCGGCCAGCAGCAGCGCCTCTGCATCGCGAGGACGCTTGCCGTCGGCCCCGAGGTGATCCTGATGGACGAGCCGTGCTCGGCCCTCGACCCCATCGCGACTGCAAAGATCGAGACCCTGATAGAGGAGCTCCGGGAGAGCTATACCGTCATCATCGTGACGCACTCGATGCAGCAGGCGGCACGGGTGAGCGACTACACCGGGTTCATGTACCTTGGCGAACTCATCGAGTTCGGGGAGACCGAAAAGATATTTGAGGCACCGGACGAGGAACTGACGAGCAATTATATCACCGGACGGTTTGGGTGA
- the phoU gene encoding phosphate signaling complex protein PhoU codes for MSLKRFHEELEQIQIDLVEYGEYALGMLTDGMASLRGLDTAIAGDVMDRKEQLSVLHSNIEDRTMRLLLLYQPVAADLRTITCINVMNYSYYRVGRIGKDIAKAVLAMRSEAGETAETVSFESLFVMADIVFAMHREVLEAFRTGSAVNLENLGRQDDKVDAMRVTLFREYLTYMLEDPKNIRSGIEAIGITRHLERSGDHACLMAEKIYFMAEGERIEIR; via the coding sequence ATGAGCCTGAAGAGATTTCATGAGGAACTGGAACAGATACAGATTGATCTTGTCGAATACGGCGAATATGCCCTTGGGATGCTCACGGACGGGATGGCCTCCCTCCGCGGTCTCGACACGGCGATCGCCGGCGACGTGATGGACCGGAAGGAGCAACTCTCCGTCCTCCATTCGAACATCGAAGACCGGACGATGCGGCTCCTGCTGCTCTACCAGCCGGTGGCGGCGGACCTGCGGACGATCACCTGCATCAACGTGATGAACTACTCGTACTACCGGGTGGGCCGCATCGGCAAGGACATCGCAAAGGCGGTCCTTGCGATGCGAAGCGAAGCCGGTGAGACGGCGGAGACCGTCTCCTTCGAGAGCCTCTTCGTGATGGCCGACATCGTCTTCGCGATGCACCGGGAGGTGCTCGAGGCTTTCCGGACGGGTTCGGCCGTCAATCTCGAGAACCTCGGCCGGCAGGACGACAAGGTGGACGCGATGCGGGTGACCCTCTTTCGCGAGTACCTCACCTACATGCTCGAGGACCCGAAGAACATCCGCTCCGGCATCGAGGCGATCGGCATCACCCGTCACCTCGAACGCAGCGGCGATCATGCCTGCCTGATGGCCGAGAAGATCTACTTCATGGCCGAGGGCGAGCGTATCGAGATCCGCTGA